One region of Armatimonadota bacterium genomic DNA includes:
- a CDS encoding WD40 repeat domain-containing protein, which translates to MPKRIPYVTIAAIILLFSAGINGAVGDDLHLIWKRPIKPPVSLTIAPGGNYFGTVDTEGNVRFYDKNARLIWQKKIEGATDALIAQNGSSLLVFTKLDPTRTTVHYFRLNNNLYWRHDVSGSIWSAAVSPNGDYVAVGTGKCYLYLYPPYPIRPRWRRWRLEGIVHSLTFTPDSQRIVAGTWQKSTIACYDLKSKLLWRYGHYNDRQYDLQVSADGNTILGVQPGSQHRPVTEVCLWNTQGRLLWRQKVEGFEPFARVSPRSQYVAISFTKYLSRSRSHMLERKIKVYSAKGNLLWEKGGLFFSPRLVAISPTGSSVIASDGKSSLYNIQSDGKIRSKLTLGGVIRTCIPSNDCRQILIYCGDGWLYLVGVR; encoded by the coding sequence TTGCCCAAACGAATCCCCTATGTCACTATTGCCGCCATTATCCTTTTATTCTCTGCAGGAATAAATGGAGCAGTTGGTGACGATTTACATCTCATTTGGAAACGACCAATAAAGCCCCCAGTTTCTCTTACAATTGCGCCGGGCGGCAACTATTTCGGCACAGTGGATACCGAAGGAAATGTTCGCTTCTACGATAAAAATGCAAGGCTGATATGGCAAAAGAAAATCGAAGGCGCAACCGATGCCCTTATAGCTCAAAATGGTAGTAGTCTATTAGTATTTACAAAACTTGATCCGACTCGTACAACCGTTCACTATTTTCGACTCAATAACAATTTATACTGGAGGCATGATGTTTCCGGCAGCATATGGTCGGCTGCTGTCTCTCCTAATGGAGACTATGTGGCTGTTGGAACAGGCAAATGTTATCTTTACCTTTACCCACCCTACCCAATCCGTCCGCGGTGGAGGCGATGGCGGCTGGAAGGCATCGTTCATTCGCTAACATTCACTCCTGATAGTCAGCGAATAGTTGCGGGAACTTGGCAAAAATCTACAATCGCATGCTATGACCTCAAAAGTAAGCTACTATGGCGATATGGACATTATAATGACCGCCAGTATGACCTTCAAGTGAGTGCCGATGGAAACACTATCTTAGGGGTTCAACCTGGCTCACAGCATAGACCTGTGACAGAGGTATGCCTATGGAATACGCAAGGCCGCCTGCTTTGGCGGCAGAAAGTTGAGGGATTTGAGCCGTTTGCCCGTGTATCCCCTCGAAGCCAGTATGTTGCGATAAGCTTTACAAAATATTTGAGTCGCTCGCGTTCGCACATGCTAGAACGAAAAATTAAGGTATACAGTGCAAAAGGAAACCTTCTCTGGGAAAAGGGAGGGCTATTTTTCAGCCCACGGCTTGTAGCCATTTCGCCCACAGGCTCATCGGTCATTGCATCTGACGGAAAGTCCAGCCTTTACAATATACAAAGCGATGGAAAGATTCGCTCGAAGCTTACCCTTGGTGGTGTTATTCGAACTTGCATCCCTTCTAATGACTGTCGTCAAATCCTCATCTACTGTGGCGACGGATGGCTCTACCTCGTAGGAGTAAGGTAG
- a CDS encoding DUF2905 domain-containing protein, producing MNGVASAGKTIIAIGVLLIVIGGVILLLSKVSGGRGHPLPGDIAIRWGNVRIYFPIVTSIVISIVLTLLFMVFSWLSRK from the coding sequence ATGAATGGAGTTGCATCCGCTGGCAAGACAATTATTGCTATAGGGGTGTTGTTGATAGTAATCGGCGGGGTTATTCTCCTGCTGTCAAAGGTTTCGGGAGGGCGAGGTCATCCGTTGCCCGGTGATATAGCCATTCGGTGGGGAAATGTAAGGATTTATTTCCCAATTGTTACCAGCATAGTGATTAGCATTGTGCTGACACTGCTTTTCATGGTTTTTTCATGGTTGAGCAGAAAATAA
- a CDS encoding helix-turn-helix domain-containing protein, giving the protein MRSLEEWTRYLERQEQALKEAKSEGLENDKNHTAPAVEGVKAKLTKEEYTETNASAPILPKTKIAAKSRLNAMANLTLTGEEVAQRSYKPFKETREQLLERLLDPELTLEETARLLNCCPTTVRRYTNKGILKHIRTGGNQRRFKLSDVLEFLESRKVSGNED; this is encoded by the coding sequence ATGCGTAGCCTTGAGGAATGGACAAGGTACCTTGAACGCCAAGAGCAGGCGCTGAAGGAAGCGAAAAGCGAGGGGCTTGAGAATGATAAAAACCATACCGCTCCTGCCGTGGAGGGCGTTAAAGCTAAACTTACTAAGGAAGAATATACAGAGACAAATGCTTCTGCGCCAATACTGCCCAAAACTAAGATTGCAGCGAAATCAAGACTAAATGCAATGGCGAATCTTACCTTGACTGGCGAAGAAGTGGCACAGCGTTCATACAAGCCTTTCAAAGAAACGCGTGAACAGCTTCTCGAACGTCTGCTAGATCCTGAACTTACGCTTGAGGAAACAGCTCGTTTGCTGAACTGTTGTCCAACGACCGTTCGACGCTACACAAACAAAGGGATCTTAAAGCATATTCGCACAGGAGGCAACCAGCGACGCTTTAAGCTGTCTGACGTGCTGGAGTTTTTGGAGTCGCGCAAGGTTTCTGGAAATGAAGATTAG
- a CDS encoding glycosyltransferase family 4 protein encodes MRVFIFSESYEPLLNGVAVSVGTLAKELRARGHEIYIVTSSYRGYKDSDPHVFRVPAIRTWIDPTYPVPIPWFNRIPEKIRELKPDIIHTHTPWMLGQVGLKLAKQMGIPCVSTCHTQYTEYVHYFPLAPQKAKRLFIINLMRRYYNQCNVVIVPSKQMMEMLRGFGVQAPIYIIPTGNALDTTMDSKVRVQIRQKLGIPEDARVLIYVGRLAKEKNLQLIFESFDKLAQRYSDLYLLIVGGGPYESQAKQIAASLKSSDRVVFAGAMPRCEVAKYYSAGDIFVFPSTTETQGLVLCEALAAGLPCVAVRAGGIPEMINDGEEGLLTENDVEDFAEKIELLLIDEQLYKRFSVSAVRNSARFTPAEMATKVLAVYESLLA; translated from the coding sequence ATGAGGGTTTTCATCTTCAGTGAGAGCTATGAGCCTTTGTTAAATGGGGTCGCCGTTTCTGTTGGAACGCTAGCAAAGGAGCTAAGAGCACGTGGGCATGAGATTTACATTGTGACTTCTTCCTATCGCGGCTACAAGGACTCAGACCCGCATGTTTTTCGTGTTCCTGCAATACGGACCTGGATAGACCCAACCTACCCAGTGCCAATCCCGTGGTTTAATCGAATTCCAGAAAAGATTCGTGAGCTTAAGCCAGATATTATTCATACGCATACACCTTGGATGCTCGGCCAAGTGGGTCTTAAATTGGCAAAGCAGATGGGAATTCCCTGCGTCTCAACTTGCCATACGCAATATACGGAATATGTACATTACTTTCCGCTTGCTCCTCAGAAGGCAAAGCGATTGTTCATAATAAACTTGATGCGAAGATACTACAATCAGTGCAACGTGGTGATTGTTCCTTCAAAACAAATGATGGAGATGCTTCGAGGCTTTGGTGTGCAGGCCCCGATATATATTATTCCAACAGGCAATGCCCTTGATACGACGATGGATTCCAAAGTAAGGGTGCAAATCCGCCAAAAACTGGGAATTCCTGAAGATGCTCGTGTGCTTATCTATGTTGGAAGGCTTGCTAAGGAGAAAAACCTACAGTTGATTTTTGAATCTTTCGATAAGCTTGCTCAGAGGTATAGTGATCTTTACTTACTAATTGTTGGTGGCGGGCCATATGAGTCCCAAGCCAAGCAGATTGCTGCATCCCTAAAATCATCTGACCGTGTCGTATTTGCCGGCGCAATGCCAAGGTGTGAAGTGGCGAAATATTATTCGGCAGGCGACATTTTTGTATTTCCTTCAACGACGGAAACGCAGGGGCTAGTGCTATGCGAGGCTCTTGCTGCAGGGCTTCCTTGTGTGGCTGTTCGAGCAGGTGGAATTCCGGAAATGATAAATGACGGAGAAGAGGGCTTGCTTACTGAAAACGATGTGGAAGACTTTGCAGAGAAAATAGAGCTATTACTTATTGATGAGCAGTTGTATAAGCGTTTTTCCGTCTCGGCGGTTCGAAATTCTGCTCGTTTTACCCCAGCTGAAATGGCAACAAAAGTGTTGGCAGTCTACGAGTCCCTGCTTGCGTGA
- the pdxT gene encoding pyridoxal 5'-phosphate synthase glutaminase subunit PdxT — translation MGKTLTIGVLALQGAFQKHIDTIKLCGEQAIPVRTHEELDSVQGLIIPGGESTTIGKLLARYNLDKKIIEATGRGMPIFGTCAGLILLAKEIVGSDQHRLGLLDVTVLRNAFGRQVDSFEVDLDIEALGKPPFRAIFIRAPYVEKANPGVEVLARCNEKIVFVKQKNLLGAAFHPELTTDTRIHEYFIRMVQESQQ, via the coding sequence TTGGGTAAAACGCTAACAATCGGTGTCCTCGCACTCCAGGGGGCTTTTCAAAAACATATTGATACCATTAAATTATGCGGCGAGCAGGCAATACCTGTGCGAACGCATGAAGAGCTCGACTCCGTTCAGGGGCTAATAATCCCCGGCGGCGAAAGCACCACCATAGGCAAACTCCTCGCCCGGTATAATCTCGATAAGAAGATTATCGAGGCTACCGGGCGGGGTATGCCAATTTTTGGAACTTGCGCTGGTCTGATATTGCTTGCGAAAGAAATCGTCGGTAGCGATCAACATAGGTTAGGACTGCTCGATGTAACAGTTCTTCGCAATGCATTTGGGCGACAGGTGGACAGCTTTGAAGTGGATTTGGATATCGAAGCACTCGGCAAACCGCCATTCCGTGCAATCTTCATTCGCGCCCCATATGTCGAGAAAGCAAATCCCGGCGTGGAGGTACTTGCGCGATGCAACGAAAAGATTGTTTTTGTAAAGCAAAAAAACCTTCTGGGGGCAGCCTTCCACCCCGAGCTGACCACCGACACCAGGATTCACGAATATTTCATACGTATGGTGCAAGAATCACAGCAGTAG
- a CDS encoding DUF192 domain-containing protein, with product MKITNADGAVVAERVESARGFLSRLIGLMGRRSLAKNSGLLMHGCCQVHTFFMRFPIDIIYADRELRVLRVDVNVPPWHILPRCNGASYVIELPAGAGSVSIGDKLRLEDACA from the coding sequence ATGAAAATTACAAACGCCGATGGCGCAGTAGTCGCTGAGAGAGTTGAATCAGCAAGAGGCTTTCTTTCACGTTTAATCGGATTGATGGGCCGCAGGTCTCTGGCAAAAAATTCAGGATTGCTGATGCACGGATGTTGTCAAGTCCACACTTTCTTCATGCGATTCCCAATCGATATAATTTACGCTGACCGCGAGCTTCGCGTGCTGAGAGTGGACGTTAACGTACCTCCTTGGCACATTCTACCAAGATGTAACGGCGCTTCCTATGTAATTGAACTTCCTGCAGGTGCAGGCAGTGTTTCCATCGGAGACAAGCTCAGGCTGGAGGATGCCTGCGCATGA
- a CDS encoding tetratricopeptide repeat protein, with amino-acid sequence MKSNVIAIILALILIVSSSCFAAKEPNAPNRPLVLIVPITLTVDGKDSPSDPDVIAAVSKLMAESGKVDTLIFDPDLPTVTRAVFEGKLKSEAIRKVSDASRAMEIGRALNVGYTLICRGTVVGNQVDVALELLKIPSGGRWVATSGSLIAEGMGSIADINRKNAILTAASSAVSQIAIMAFGGAVAQPADKPPEYVPVVAVPKISEPKPRNIQAEYEQHVKQADEYIQKNDLINGIHELREAINLNPSNSGSRVKLAELYWKLGMVDEAIDECRRGLLFNKDDASLITALVQYYITTGNLEEAAAECQKILQLEPQNVKVRLSLGDIYWNQGKIDEAAKTYEEAAELNQKDAAPHEKLYKLYAAKRMYTEALKHLVKAKEVALGDNPTAAERHGVLAQVLEERFNALLEKLKVASEDYSRQKLSREDYYQECKDADAEAEGLATFISSQNSSDNLKEVLPRAVLATSLLAQATGSLVLYLETEKKQYMEQASILQDEAKAELAAFLSAIRQR; translated from the coding sequence ATGAAGTCTAATGTAATAGCGATTATTTTGGCTTTGATTTTAATCGTATCAAGTTCCTGTTTTGCTGCTAAAGAACCCAATGCTCCGAATCGCCCTTTGGTGTTGATTGTCCCAATCACGCTCACAGTGGATGGGAAAGATTCCCCGAGCGACCCTGACGTTATAGCTGCGGTATCGAAGCTAATGGCGGAAAGTGGTAAAGTTGACACGCTTATATTTGACCCCGATTTGCCAACCGTCACCAGAGCAGTATTCGAGGGAAAGTTGAAATCAGAGGCAATTAGGAAGGTTTCGGATGCATCGAGGGCAATGGAGATTGGGCGTGCGCTTAACGTTGGTTATACTCTTATATGCCGAGGAACAGTTGTAGGAAACCAGGTAGATGTGGCTCTCGAACTGCTTAAAATTCCGTCTGGTGGCAGATGGGTTGCTACCTCTGGTAGTCTTATTGCCGAAGGGATGGGCTCCATAGCTGATATTAATAGAAAGAACGCAATTTTGACGGCGGCAAGCTCTGCTGTATCCCAGATTGCCATTATGGCTTTTGGAGGGGCTGTAGCTCAACCTGCCGATAAACCACCTGAATATGTGCCAGTTGTGGCGGTGCCAAAGATTTCTGAGCCGAAGCCACGCAACATTCAGGCTGAATATGAACAACACGTAAAGCAAGCAGATGAATATATTCAGAAGAACGATTTAATTAACGGCATTCATGAATTGCGAGAAGCAATTAACCTTAATCCATCGAATTCAGGGAGCCGCGTCAAGCTTGCAGAACTCTATTGGAAACTTGGAATGGTGGATGAAGCAATTGATGAGTGCCGCCGGGGGTTGCTTTTTAATAAGGACGATGCATCTCTAATAACTGCTTTAGTCCAGTACTATATAACAACAGGTAATCTTGAGGAAGCTGCCGCGGAATGCCAAAAAATTTTGCAACTCGAGCCGCAAAATGTTAAAGTCCGCCTTAGTCTTGGGGATATTTATTGGAACCAGGGCAAGATTGACGAGGCGGCAAAGACTTATGAGGAAGCAGCAGAGCTCAATCAAAAAGATGCCGCGCCGCATGAAAAGTTGTACAAACTATATGCTGCAAAGCGCATGTATACGGAGGCGCTGAAACATTTAGTCAAGGCTAAAGAAGTAGCGCTTGGTGATAATCCAACTGCCGCCGAACGCCATGGGGTTCTCGCTCAAGTTTTGGAAGAACGGTTCAATGCATTGTTAGAGAAGCTGAAAGTTGCATCCGAAGACTATAGTCGGCAGAAGCTCAGCAGGGAAGATTATTACCAAGAATGCAAAGATGCGGATGCAGAGGCAGAGGGACTTGCGACGTTTATTTCAAGCCAAAACAGCTCTGACAATCTAAAGGAGGTGCTTCCCAGGGCTGTGCTTGCGACAAGTCTTCTAGCTCAAGCAACTGGTAGCCTAGTCTTGTATCTTGAAACCGAAAAAAAACAGTATATGGAGCAGGCGTCAATTTTGCAGGATGAAGCAAAAGCAGAGTTAGCAGCCTTTCTCAGCGCTATAAGGCAAAGATAA
- the queA gene encoding tRNA preQ1(34) S-adenosylmethionine ribosyltransferase-isomerase QueA, which translates to MRISEFDYDLPPELIAQEPLPERDKSRLLVLFRKTGRIEHRHFYDLPEYLNPGDLLVMNNTRVTAKRLRGVKPTGGKVEVLLLHEVGPNKWEALVKPGRRVEPGTVVNFGDNLSAEVIARTKEGGRILDFGDAPEVREAIERIGEVPLPPYIKKGLRLAERYQTVYAQVPGSAAAPTAGLHFTPRLISKIREKGVEIAFVTLNVGVATFRPVKTELIAEHPMHSEMISVSPKAAEMVNSAKGRIIAVGTTTARALESAAVGRRKIQPMEGETGLYIIPGYEFKVIDGLITNFHMPRSTLLILVSAFAGRDNIMRAYEEAKRLKYRFLSFGDAMLIV; encoded by the coding sequence ATGCGGATAAGCGAGTTTGATTATGACCTACCGCCCGAGCTTATCGCTCAGGAGCCCCTGCCGGAGAGGGATAAATCAAGGCTGCTCGTATTATTTCGCAAAACGGGCCGCATCGAACACCGACATTTTTATGATCTTCCTGAGTACCTTAATCCTGGCGACCTTCTGGTGATGAACAACACGAGGGTAACTGCTAAGCGGCTCAGGGGAGTTAAGCCAACAGGCGGCAAGGTCGAGGTTCTTTTGCTACACGAGGTCGGCCCAAATAAGTGGGAGGCATTAGTCAAACCTGGTAGACGCGTTGAGCCTGGCACGGTTGTAAACTTTGGCGATAATTTGAGCGCCGAAGTGATTGCCCGGACAAAGGAAGGTGGCCGCATCCTTGATTTTGGCGATGCGCCGGAGGTGAGAGAGGCAATCGAGCGGATTGGAGAAGTACCTCTGCCGCCATATATAAAAAAGGGGCTTAGGTTAGCAGAAAGATATCAGACAGTTTACGCGCAGGTTCCGGGTTCGGCGGCAGCGCCAACCGCAGGTCTCCATTTTACACCGCGGCTTATATCGAAGATACGCGAGAAGGGGGTCGAAATAGCGTTCGTAACTCTCAATGTTGGCGTTGCAACGTTTCGACCGGTAAAGACTGAGCTGATTGCCGAACATCCGATGCATAGCGAGATGATTTCCGTCTCTCCAAAAGCTGCAGAGATGGTAAATTCAGCCAAGGGGCGCATAATTGCAGTTGGGACGACTACCGCAAGGGCGCTTGAAAGTGCGGCTGTGGGCAGACGAAAAATCCAACCCATGGAGGGTGAGACAGGGCTTTATATCATTCCTGGTTATGAGTTTAAGGTTATTGATGGGTTGATAACAAACTTTCACATGCCTAGGTCTACACTTTTAATACTTGTCTCAGCTTTTGCAGGGCGAGACAATATAATGCGAGCATACGAGGAAGCAAAAAGGCTGAAGTATAGATTTCTCAGCTTTGGCGACGCAATGCTTATAGTATGA